From the Mesorhizobium sp. WSM2240 genome, the window TCGCCAACGCACGATCTTGCGGTTGCTCGCCTAAAGGGTCGAGTAGAGCCGGTTGCCGTAGTGTGCACCTGCGGCTAGACGAACAGGTCACCTTGGATTTAAGCGGCTTTGGTCGGTTCTAGGGCAACGCTTCACTTGATGGTGGGACTTCCCGGTAGCGGTAAGACGACCCCGGCTCGAAACTCTCCTCGATGATCCGCAGCTTTGCTTCCGTCGACCAATGCGACGGCGGGCGACGCCGGTGATCACCTCGATGCGCTGATAGTCCTCGGACATAAGCCTATCCTCAAGCCTGTGCTTGAGCCTTTCTGCTTATGCCGGGTGTCCGATCGAAATGGGGGGCAATTCACACCCTAGGAGCACTCTCTCTTTCTATGTGTGCAAGGAAGATCGGCGGTACGCGGCCGGGAAACGCGCTGTTCGTGCCGCCTCCGCGCCATCGGAACTGCTTCACACAACCACTGCCGACAATTATGGTCAGTCAGTTGCTTGTTCCGTGATGCTGGTACGCAAGGCTCCGTTAACCGTAAGCCCATAGCTTCTTGCCGAGGCGGATTAAGAAAAGGGGCTTAGGCATGGGTGTGGTTGCATTTCCGTTGTACCGCCGGGGAAAGCTGGTCACAGGCATTGCGGGTGTTCTGCGGGCAATACATGGCGAGGAGGCCAACGTGTTTTGGCGCGAGACTGCCAAGACGCTCGCGCAGCAGCTTGTCGCCGCTGGCGTAGAGTACGGCGCCGCTCGGGACGAAATTCGCACTCTCCTGCGCGTTGTCCTTGCGGAGCTTCAGACCGGAATGAGCGCGCGCGCGGATCGGTAGTGTCTTTAGCGTCGTTTCAACTGGGTATGTACGAAGAGGCGGTAGCGTTGCTTGCTGCGCAGGGCAGGTGGGGATGGCCGTCACCAGCTCACGCTTTGCGCGGTTCAGCATCGCGTTGCCGGGATTGCCGCTGGCGCTCCTGATTGCGGTTGGGAAGGGCTTCGGACGCCCATCAGCGAAACCAGGCCAGCAGACGGATGCTCAGCAGCAATGTGAGGGGCGCACTTTCGAGGTGAGCCGATTGCACAGATAACGAGCGTGGGCCTGAAGTCGCAACAAAGGCGGAGTGGGCGGGGCGGGGACTCGTGAAAAGTGATCCACCGGCATCGGATTCCGTCCGAGCAGCTGACGAAATAGTCTGCGTGCTTCAAGTTTCGGTTATAGCGGGCGTGTCATGTACCTCTAATAGCTGCGCTTTCGCCGTCCAGGCTCGAATCATTGCGAAGGTTTGCGATGAATGAAATGATGGCCGGAAAGCGGCATTCCTGCCCGCATTGATCAGGGATTTTCACGGTGGTATTCTGCGCCTTCCACCAAGTTCTAGCCGGTACGAGAATGGGCAAATACCGAAATCATCGCGAGCCGCGGCACCAACGCCTTCAGCACGATGCAACCGACGATCACACTCAAGAGCCAACCTATTTCCAACGTCAGACTTCAGCAAACTCAGCTTCTGCGGACATTGCTGCCGAGGTGCTTTGGTTCAACGCTCAGAAGGGTTTTGGCTTCGTCAAATTGGCGGACGGGTCTGAAGCCTACTTGCATATATCGAAATTGCAGGCCTCCGGACATGCCGCTGTTCACGAAGGGGCGTACCTTCGGGTCAGAATCGAGGCAGGCCCAAAAGGCCCACAGGTTGCGCAAGTGCTCACGGTCAGTGGCGGCACGAAGCGTTCGTCAGACACTGGACGCCGCGATGGGCGTGTTGCGCCTAAGGGCGCCACGCGGGCGGAGGTGCCGGAGCAGGAGAGCGCCGGCGCTGTCAAGTGGTACAATGCCACCAAGGGGTTCGGCTTCATCAGTCTTGAAGATAGCGGCAGGGATGTATTCGTTCATGCAACTGCTTTGACGGGCTCTGGTCTAATAGGGCTGGACGAGGGTCAGAAAGTCATTGTCAGGTATGCTCAGGGTCAGAAGGGGCTTGAGGCGCGAACTATTCATCCCGCCTAGCGAAGCGGTCCAAGGGCTCGTGGCGCCAAGGTATCAATCTGGATTGGTCGCCTGCCAGTCATATCTCTATATCTCTAAATATCGGTGGAACACCTTTCAAACCCCACGTCCGGGACGAGGAAGCCATTCGGAGCGAATACGGCGGGCTCAGTTCACCGGATATGTGTAAGCTCACCGCAGGCTTCTTTTCTCACCTCTTTCCGCAGGTTTTGGAAGCGGCGATGAGTGACGGGGCTTCGGTTCAGAGATGGAACGAAACCCTGCAGGCGCAGATTGACGCAACGGGAAACTCCAAACGAACTTTACGTTGAATCACTGATCACAGAATTCGGCGTTCGTCTTCTCCGCAATTATTCAGGGGTGAAAAAGCAGCTTCCGACTATTAGAGGCGGGCTCTCCGCTCACAGCGCAAATACGGTTCAGGAGTTCCTGGACGAGATTTTCTCCGGCAAATTGGCAGTCGCCGAGCTGGCGGCCGTCTCCGGTCTTTCGCCGCGCCGTTTCATTCAGGCATTCACCAAGACATTTGCGAGCCGCCACACGAATATCTCTTTCGCCTACCTATACGCTTCGCCGAAGGAGCTGCTGGTCAAAGGCAATTTGGCGATCGCGGAAGTTGCCTATGTCAGCGGATTTTCAAGCGAGTGCCACCTGACTGCCGCGATGAAAAAGTACAAGCGCACAATGCCAGCGCAGGTGCGACTGAAACGATAGCCGCTGTGAACTTGATAATTGCCGGTCGCGGGAATGCCTGGAGGCGATCAAGTCATCGTGGGCGTCAGCATTGAATCCCACTGCAACTTTCGCCAGCAAAGCTGGCTCGCCGAATGCGTAAGCTACGCCGCATTTCGCGGCCGTGCCCACTTTTGATTGCGATCATCCCTCCACTTGATAGGCTCCCGGATTGATCGGGAAGACGCGCTGCCGGGGGCAATGCATCCGGCGGCCGCGGCGCCTGCAGGGGCAGAGGGGGAGGGGAGGTTTCCTGACGGGATTGGAGGTCCAGGGAGAGTCTCCGGACCGCCCGTCATGGAGAACTTGACCATGGCAAGGGCCATTCAGAAGATCGCAATGAATGCTGCAGAAAACATTCCCTACGACATGCTTGTTTTGTCGCAGAAGAATGTCCGGCGCGTGAAGGACGGCGTTTCCATCGAGCAGCTCGCCGAGGACATCGGCCGCCGAAACCTCCTTCAGAGCCTGAACGTCCGTCCCGTCATCGAGGAAAGTGGAGAGGAGGCCGGAAGGTTTGAGGTACCCGCCGGCGGCCGTCGCTACCTCGCGCTCGGCGTACTCATCAAGCAAAAGCGCCTGGCTAAGAACGAGCCGATTCCCTGCATCGTAAATCGCAGCAGCGCAACCTCCGCCGAAGAGGACTCGCTGGCCGAGAACGTCCATCGTGAGCAGTTGCATCCGCTCGACCAGTTTCGGGCGTTCAAGACCCTGAGCGATCAGGGCCTCGACGTTGAGGAGATCGCAGCCCGCTTCTTCGTGACACCAGCGACGGTGAAGCAGCGGCTGAAGCTCGCGTCCGTTTCGCCGATGCTGCTCGATTTGTACGAGCAGGACGAGATGAAGCTCGAGCAGATCATGGCGTTCTCGATTTCCGACGACCACGCGCGTCAGGAACAAGTTTGGGAGCGGGTCTCTAGCTCGCACATGCAGGAGCCTTACTACATCAAGCGGCTGCTGACCGAGACCACCGTTCGTGCTGACGATCGGCGGGCTGTCTATGTCGGGTCCGAGGCGTATGAGGCGGCCGGCGGCATCATCCTGCGCGACCTGTTCGAGCAGGACGCCGGGGGCTGGTTTCAAGACGCGGCCCTTCTCGAGCAGCTCGTCTTCGACAAGCTGAAGGTTGATGCGGAGACAATCCGTGGCGAAGGCTGGAAGTGGGTCGAGGCGGCGATCAGCTTCCCATACGGTCACGCGTCTGGTCTGCGGCGGATCTATGGCGCGCCGCAGGAGCTGAGAGCCGAGGAGATCCAACGCTATGACACGCTCAAGGCTGAGTATGACAAGCTTGACGCCGAATATGCCGAGGCCGAGGATTACGACGAGCAGGTCGAGAATAGATTGGAGCAGCTTGGTGCTGAGATCGATGTGTTCAATGATCGGCCCTACGTCTACGATGCCGAACAAATAGGGCGCGCAGGCGTTTTCGTGACGCTCGCAGCGAACGGCCAGCTTCAGCTCGAGCGCGGCTTTGTTCGTCCCGAGGATGAACCACGCGTCGATACCGAAGGCGCCGAGGATGAGGGTGGCCACCTCCGCCACAATGACGGCGGCGCCAACGTCGACGGAAACATCTCAAACGATACCTCCGACGGTGATGAGGTCGACGAAGGGGAGATCAAGCCACTTCCTGACCGCCTTGTCTACGACCTGACCGCGCAGCGGACGCTGGCAATGCGCAACGCACTCGCCGGCGATGCCGACGTGGCCTTCGTCACAGCACTTCATGCCTTCGTGTTGCAGGTGTTCCACCGCTTCGCCTCCGATACCTGCCTCGAGATCAGTGTGAAGAACAGCAGCTTCCCGCAGGTCCTGGGACTCGGCGAAACGCCTTGGGCCAAGGAGATTGCCGAGCGCCACGAAGCCTGGGACCGCGATCTTCCCGGCGAGGAACACAGTCTGTGGCAGTTTCTGCTCAACCTCGACGAAGCCAGCGGCAAGGCGCTTTTCGCGCACTGCGTCTCGCTATCGCTCAACGCGGTGCTTGAGCCTTGGGGCAGGCGGTCGCGTGCGCTCGCCCATGCTGACGTGCTCGCCGGCACGCTTGGCTTCGACATGGTTTCCGCCGGCTGGACACCGACCGTCGACAACTATCTCGGCAAGGTGACCAAGGCGCGCATCCTCGGAGCGGTTCACGAAGCTCGTGGCGAAGAATCCGTACAGCTGATCGATCACTTGAAGAAGCAGGATATGGCCCGCGAGGCCGCTCGCCTCCTCGAAGGATCGAATTGGCTGCCGGAACCGCTTCGCAATCCAGACGATGCGGCATCGGATGTCAATGTTCCCGTCGGCACCGCTGCTGATGCAGAGGAAAAGGCCGATCTGCCCGCCTTCCTCGTCGAGGAAGCAGGCGTCACAGAGTCGATCGCCACAGCCGCCGAATAAGCCTCAGTCGAAAAATTCGCAAAGAGCCTGGCGGTGACGCCAGGCTCTTTCCGTTCATGGACGCAGACACGCAGGCCAGCGCGTCACATCTACGACACGGCGCACTGGCCGCCGGCACAGTTCGAAGGAGCAAAACGGCTGCTTTTCAAAGCTTAGAGGAATGATGTCGGGGCTCCTGATCCGGAAGGGCCCTAACTTTGAGCGGAGGGCGCGGTAACACCGGCATATGTCGCTTTCGTATCCCCGCATTTACCCCCGGCGCGCAAGCGAAAACGACCAGCACGGACCTTCACAGTCGATGGCGACCTTAGCTTCGAATCATCGAACGCCCTCGATCGGCATTTTCGCGCGTTGCGCAATATCGGCGATTACTCCATCTGGCAGCCAGTCTCCCGATGCAGGGCGCAGCCGCCGCGTCACCGCCTCAGCAGGCACGGAGAAGCGCAGGAAGAGCGAGAGGGCGGAGCGGCGTGCCGCGACAGGTCGACGGCTTGGAGAGAGGCTCCCGGCACCTGTCGCGGAGTGAAATTCATGACTGAAATGGAAATTCAGGCTCCCATGCGGAGCGCGCGCACCGGCTACAAGGTGGATGTGCGACGCGGCCAACGGATCGGACGCGTATCCTCGGAATGGTTCAACCGCCCGGCCGACGAACGCTTTTTGTCCTTAGCGGAACTCCAGAACTCGGTGAAAACCCGATCCGAGCGAAGCCGCACCCGGATATTGGAGAGCGGAGCGATCCGTGTCGAAGCCAGCCGCGACGACGCCGAACGGCTGACGCTCATGCTGGCAGGCGCGGATGAACCCGTTGCGCCGACCCACTGGAGCTTCGGGCAACTGGCCAGCCTGGTTGGCGCTCCGGCCGCCTATCTGCGCCAGCTGCCGGCTCCGCTCGCCGGCATCAATCTCCAATACGGACTCACAACGCACCGAGTCGAACAGGTGAAGACCTTGGAGATCGAAGAGGGCCGAGTCGAGCTGCGTGCCATCACCGGCCCGGACTATGGCCGCATTTTCGACCACGAATTGGTCGAGGCCGTGGAGCGCATTGCCGGTAACGGCACAGGCGATACCCGATGGAAGGTGCCTGGCGTTCTCGATTGGTCGACACGGATCTACAACCCGCACACCGTCATCACGAGGGACACGACGACGCTCTATGCATCCGATCGCGACATCTTCCTCTTTTTGGTCGACGACCTCAATCCGATCGAAGCCGGTAGGCTGGCGGATGGCTCCCCCGACCTCTATTTCCGGGGGTTCTACTGTTGGAACTCGGAAGTCGGTGCCCGCACGCTCGGAATCGCCAGCTTCTATCTCCGTGCCGTATGCCAGAACCGCAATCTCTGGGGCGTGGAAGATTTCGAGGAGATTACCATTCGGCACTCCAAATACGCCGCCTCGCGTTTCGCATCCGAGGCGGAACCGGCCCTGATCCAGTTCGCCGACTCCTCGCCCATGCCGTTTGTTAACGGCATCAGGGCGGCGCGGGAGCGGATCGTCGCCCGCAATGACGAAGACCGAACAGCGTTCCTCCGCAAACGTGGCTTCTCGAAAGCCGAGGCCATGAAGATCATCGAGACCGTCCTGGTCGAGGAAGGTCGTCCCCCGGAAAGCGTCTTCGACTTTGTACAAGGCATTACGCGCTTCGCGCGAGACAAGCCGCATCAGGATGCGCGGTTGGACATAGAGGGCAAGGCGAAGAAGCTCCTCGATCTCGCAGCCTGATCCCCGCAGCGCCGGCGACGCGGGCACTCGCTTCTCCGGCGTCGTGCTGTTCCTTCCTCTACGGCCACGTCGTCCGGGGCGAGAGCAGCACACGCTGAGTAGAGGGCACCGTCTGCTGAAGTATCTTCAGCGCACAGTCCCGGGTTCCGGTCATCTACTGATGGCGGAAGCCATGCCGTTCCAATCCATGAAATTTGCACCGCGATCTGTTCCGAGACGCGCCCGCTAACAATAGCAAGGCGCCTGTCATTGAGCGCGGAAGTATGGCGGAACCTTATCTCTTGTCGCGCAGAACCTTGGGCAGCCGCAGCTTCCAACGTTCTCCTCGCGGCAAGGCCCGCTCGGGCCGCCGTCGAACTCGCGCTGCTCGCCGCGGGGTTCGGTCATCGGTCGGCGTTTCGACCCGTTCAACTTCATCTGCGACACCGGCTTCGTGCGTTTCGGGGCACCTGTCGGCTTCGCCAGCTGCTTCTGCGACGGGCGGTGCAATCCCTCCGTCCAGCGCCGAGGGCCGCCTGTCGCCGGGTGGCGCCGCAACTGCCGGTTCAGCGGTGGAAGGCGTCGCTATCGCCTCGCCGGCGATAGCCGACAAGTCCACATCGCCCCAGATCGAGCGGTTCTGCCTCACCGCGCGCTTCCGCTTGAGCTCCACGACAAACGGTCGGGTCTTCTGCCTCATGGTCTTTCCTTTGATGAGAACCGATCCGCTCAACGGATCTCTGTGGCCGTGTACTTCGGCCGCGCCTCACCGTCTATCCCGGAGTTTTGCGCCAGGATCAACCGCCGGCGAGCAAGCCAGATATCGAGGGGTTCGCCCTGGAACTCGCTCGAGAGACCGGGCACATCGCCCAGCATTCCAACCTCGACCGGCACGACGAACAGCCGGACACCATCGCTCTGCGACGGTTCTCTCAAGAGCCGCAGCATGCTCAACTTGAAATCCAGACGACGTTCGCCGCTCTCCATTGCGGCATGATCGAAGTCACTTGCCTCGATGTCCAACGCATCGTGCGAATCCGTCTCGCCTAACCGATTCACAGTGTTGATGATTGTCCCGAAAAACCGCATTGCACGCTCATGGCAGCGGTGGCATGTCGCCGTCACCTACGCGCCACATCCAAGTATCCATCTCCGGTCGCCCGGCGATCATGTCCTGAAGATTGGCCTCGAATATTTCATCCGTTTCTGCCGGGACGATGTAGAGCGCAACCGGGCTCTCCCTGTTCTGCAACAGCACATTAGCGATCGGCTGTTGGGGCTGAAGGTTGTAACGTAAGCCCTTCACGCTCTTTTCCCGCATTCTGGCGAGGCTATCGACCAGTCTTTTCTCCTGGATCGATTCGTAAGGGATCCAGTTCTCGGTGACGACCATCAGCGCGATCTCCTCGATGACGGCCAATCCCGCTGGGTTGAGCCCGAACGTGGCCACCGCGACGAGGTGGGAAGCCTGGTCTGCCGCCCAAAGCGAAAACTCCCCTTCGAACCGCGCCTGCAGCCGACGATGTAGGCCATCATCCAGTAGGAAGGGAAAGCCGGGCAGGTGTTTGACCACGAGCTTCTGGCCCAATCGCGTCGTCGCGAACTCCTTCACCTCACCAACGAGCACCATCAGCTTGCGTGGTCCTGATTTCGGCGGGAGTGCCGGGGCAAGGGCAGCACTCCGGCGTTGCTCGATCGCGTCCTTGTTGTCGGCCCGAAACGGTTCGGGCACGAAAAGCACGTCCGAGAGAAGCCCGCCCTTGACAATCATCTGCTTTGCAGCCTCGAGAAGGTGCCATCGGACTGTCCACCAATGCCGCTTGCCGCTCCATCGTGAGGTCCACACAGTCAGCTCGGCTTCGTGCCAGAGATAGTGCAGCAAGCCCCGCAGCGACAACTTCCTCGGGTCTCCCGACACCCTGACGGAACGTTCACCCGTCGGTGCAGGCGCTGCTCGGCGTCCTGTCTTCGACAAGTTGAACTCCAGCTTCAGCGCGGCCATACCGCTTTGCGCATTGAGTTGGATCGCGCTGCCCATCAGCGCGCCGAGGCCGGAGAGTTCGCAAGGCGTTTCATAGGAGTCGCAGGCCGGATCATGTCCGTCGCCGCTGAGTGGCATGCGCTTGACGACATAAAGTTCGCCAATCTGCGCAATGTACATGGGGCAGCCTGGCTCTCGACACAGGCATAGCGGACGTTCCCTGCGCGCGTATGCGCCCGCCAGCGCCGCCTGCAGATCCCGCCCTTCATCTTCATAGACGCCTCCGCCGATCCTGAACCGCCGCATCACCTCCATCGCTCCAGATCGCCGCCGCATTCCTGAGGATTGAGTCACGAGATTCTCCGTGAATCAACCCATCGCTGCTAGGGCTCGAACTTCGCTTGGACCTGGAGGTCAAACAGATCACGCCGGGGGCATTGCCCGCCGTGGAAAGCCACGAATGTCGGCAATAGCGTGAACTTACCTTGCGCCGGCGGTGAGTAATTTCAACCTTGATGGAAAGCAGACATCCCTGACCATCATAGATGGTCAGACGCAAGGACGTCGAACGTTCGCTTTGGGCGACCTTGAACCAGGCGTCAGGTCACGCCGGAGGGAGAGCGGGGCCGGGAGGAGTTCGGCCCGGCGGCGCAGAGAGAGGGTGCCGGCGGGCAGCCCTCTCTCGCTCTCGACAGGAACTCCCATGAACGTTCTCAGTACCGCATCGGCCGCCGGTGCGACCGCCCTTTCCGCACCCGCCCCAGAGCACGCCGACCACATTGAGGCGGTCCTGCGACCCGCAGGCCGCCTTGTTCCTTCCCGCGAATCCGGTTGTCCAATTGGCACGAACGCCCTTCGCACGATCATGGTCGAATACTTCGGCGGCACGAACGCCGAAGGATTCTGGATCTGGAAGGATGCATACGAGGCCCTCGAAGCCGCACAGGTCCTTTTCCTCAAGAAGTTCGGCCCCGCGATCATATCGCGCTCGCAATCACCGCAGGCGGTGTTGGCGATGATGAGAAAAATCGCGCAACTGATACCAACGCATACGCGGCGCTCGGACGAGAGCCGGGCCATGCAGCAGCTCTCCACACCTCTGCCGCTCGCTTTCATCACCGCCCGAGCCGCCGCGATCGTCTCTGCTGACCTCGTGCTCGAGCCCTCCGCCGAAACTGGCCTTCTTGCCGTCCATGCCGAAATTGCCCAAGCCTCACTTGCGCTCAATGAATTTTCGGGGATGCGTGCCGATCTGCTCCGTCTGCTGTTCCCGCGCGTTCCGACCTTTCGCCACGCCGCAGCGAATATCGATGATCATCTCGACGCCATCATTAAGCCCTCCGTCATACTGATGAATCCGCCTTTCACCGTGCCCTGCTCTTGCAGTGGGGTGAAGCACTGCCACCATTTGGGGTTTTCCGGAGAAAGGACTGTCCCGGTGATGTCGGCCAGGCGGCCGCCGGGACGAAGTCGCGCAAAGGCGGAAGAAAGGTGCCGCCACGCCGCATCGGAGACGTGGCCCCCTGACGGAACCGTCGAGCATCGTCTGCGCCTGGTGCGGCCAGCCGATGAGCTGCGCTTCGGTCTCGACGCTTCGGCCGAAACACATTGGCAGCCC encodes:
- a CDS encoding cold-shock protein; the encoded protein is MGKYRNHREPRHQRLQHDATDDHTQEPTYFQRQTSANSASADIAAEVLWFNAQKGFGFVKLADGSEAYLHISKLQASGHAAVHEGAYLRVRIEAGPKGPQVAQVLTVSGGTKRSSDTGRRDGRVAPKGATRAEVPEQESAGAVKWYNATKGFGFISLEDSGRDVFVHATALTGSGLIGLDEGQKVIVRYAQGQKGLEARTIHPA
- a CDS encoding ParB/RepB/Spo0J family partition protein gives rise to the protein MARAIQKIAMNAAENIPYDMLVLSQKNVRRVKDGVSIEQLAEDIGRRNLLQSLNVRPVIEESGEEAGRFEVPAGGRRYLALGVLIKQKRLAKNEPIPCIVNRSSATSAEEDSLAENVHREQLHPLDQFRAFKTLSDQGLDVEEIAARFFVTPATVKQRLKLASVSPMLLDLYEQDEMKLEQIMAFSISDDHARQEQVWERVSSSHMQEPYYIKRLLTETTVRADDRRAVYVGSEAYEAAGGIILRDLFEQDAGGWFQDAALLEQLVFDKLKVDAETIRGEGWKWVEAAISFPYGHASGLRRIYGAPQELRAEEIQRYDTLKAEYDKLDAEYAEAEDYDEQVENRLEQLGAEIDVFNDRPYVYDAEQIGRAGVFVTLAANGQLQLERGFVRPEDEPRVDTEGAEDEGGHLRHNDGGANVDGNISNDTSDGDEVDEGEIKPLPDRLVYDLTAQRTLAMRNALAGDADVAFVTALHAFVLQVFHRFASDTCLEISVKNSSFPQVLGLGETPWAKEIAERHEAWDRDLPGEEHSLWQFLLNLDEASGKALFAHCVSLSLNAVLEPWGRRSRALAHADVLAGTLGFDMVSAGWTPTVDNYLGKVTKARILGAVHEARGEESVQLIDHLKKQDMAREAARLLEGSNWLPEPLRNPDDAASDVNVPVGTAADAEEKADLPAFLVEEAGVTESIATAAE
- a CDS encoding DUF1173 domain-containing protein; the encoded protein is MRRFRIGGGVYEDEGRDLQAALAGAYARRERPLCLCREPGCPMYIAQIGELYVVKRMPLSGDGHDPACDSYETPCELSGLGALMGSAIQLNAQSGMAALKLEFNLSKTGRRAAPAPTGERSVRVSGDPRKLSLRGLLHYLWHEAELTVWTSRWSGKRHWWTVRWHLLEAAKQMIVKGGLLSDVLFVPEPFRADNKDAIEQRRSAALAPALPPKSGPRKLMVLVGEVKEFATTRLGQKLVVKHLPGFPFLLDDGLHRRLQARFEGEFSLWAADQASHLVAVATFGLNPAGLAVIEEIALMVVTENWIPYESIQEKRLVDSLARMREKSVKGLRYNLQPQQPIANVLLQNRESPVALYIVPAETDEIFEANLQDMIAGRPEMDTWMWRVGDGDMPPLP
- a CDS encoding DUF932 domain-containing protein; translated protein: MTEMEIQAPMRSARTGYKVDVRRGQRIGRVSSEWFNRPADERFLSLAELQNSVKTRSERSRTRILESGAIRVEASRDDAERLTLMLAGADEPVAPTHWSFGQLASLVGAPAAYLRQLPAPLAGINLQYGLTTHRVEQVKTLEIEEGRVELRAITGPDYGRIFDHELVEAVERIAGNGTGDTRWKVPGVLDWSTRIYNPHTVITRDTTTLYASDRDIFLFLVDDLNPIEAGRLADGSPDLYFRGFYCWNSEVGARTLGIASFYLRAVCQNRNLWGVEDFEEITIRHSKYAASRFASEAEPALIQFADSSPMPFVNGIRAARERIVARNDEDRTAFLRKRGFSKAEAMKIIETVLVEEGRPPESVFDFVQGITRFARDKPHQDARLDIEGKAKKLLDLAA
- a CDS encoding DUF6074 family protein, coding for MGVVAFPLYRRGKLVTGIAGVLRAIHGEEANVFWRETAKTLAQQLVAAGVEYGAARDEIRTLLRVVLAELQTGMSARADR
- a CDS encoding AraC family transcriptional regulator; protein product: MTQRETPNELYVESLITEFGVRLLRNYSGVKKQLPTIRGGLSAHSANTVQEFLDEIFSGKLAVAELAAVSGLSPRRFIQAFTKTFASRHTNISFAYLYASPKELLVKGNLAIAEVAYVSGFSSECHLTAAMKKYKRTMPAQVRLKR